GGCTCAACAACGGCTCCCATCGCGATATGGATCACGCGCTGTTTGTCCGCAGCATTATGGCGATTACGCCGTGGTTTTCGCGCTTTGCTGAGCTGGGTAACGCGCATGCCGATAAACCCGCTGGCGAACAGTTACGGATCCTCCGCCCGATGGGGATGGCCTGTGAGCAGGCGATGTATGCCGCGACGAACGGGGTGAACACGCACAAAGGGGGCATTTTTGCCCTGGGGTTACTGTGCTTTGCCGCCGGGCGTGTGAAAAATATCTCCGCAGAAAGCCTCTGTTGTGAGGTGAGTAACATCTGCAACGGGCTGGTTTCGCGAGAGCTGGCCACACGCAGCGGGCAGGCGACGGCGGGGGAGCGGCAGTTCCGGCAGTACGGCTTAACCGGCGCGCGCGGCGAGGCGGAGAGCGGTTTTGCGACGGTGCGTAAGGCGCTGGCGCAGTGGAACGGACATTCGCTTCATGGCCTGCTGTTGCGTCTGATGGCAATCAATCAGGACAGCAATCTGGTGTCGCGCGGCGGCATTGAGGGGCTGGGCTATGTTCAGGGCTATGCGCGGGAACTGCTGGCTGACGGCTGGGATAATGAAGCGTTGCGTAGAATGAATAACGCATTGATTGAACGCAACCTGAGCCCGGGCGGCAGCGCGGATTTGCTGTCGGTGGGGTGGGTGCTGTCTGCATTAAAATAGCCCGGTAAGCGAAGCCGCCACCGGGCACAACAACTAATGCGCGATTGGCTGTGTACCGTGCGCTGCGCGAACATGCTTGTACTTGAACAGCACGATAAACGCGAAGAACAGCACCAGCGAGTATGCGGCGAAGATAAGCCACACTGGCTGCCAGTCGGTAATGCCGTTGGTGGTATACATCTCAACCACTTTACCGCTCACCACACCGCCCAGGATACAGCCGAAGCCGTTGGTCATCATCAGGAACATACCCTGTGCGCTGGCGCGGATTTCAGGTTTCACCTCTTTTTCCACAAACACCGAACCAGAGATGTTGAAGAAGTCGAAGGCGCAGCCGTAAACAATCATCGACAGAACCAGCAGCACGGTACCGAACGGGCTTGGGTCGCCGTAGGCGAACAGGCCGAAGCGCAACATCCACGCCGCAATACTGATCAGCAT
This region of Enterobacter cloacae complex sp. R_G8 genomic DNA includes:
- the citG gene encoding triphosphoribosyl-dephospho-CoA synthase CitG, with the protein product MTGLLATKPRPLDVPALAAEALWQELELTPKPGLVDRLNNGSHRDMDHALFVRSIMAITPWFSRFAELGNAHADKPAGEQLRILRPMGMACEQAMYAATNGVNTHKGGIFALGLLCFAAGRVKNISAESLCCEVSNICNGLVSRELATRSGQATAGERQFRQYGLTGARGEAESGFATVRKALAQWNGHSLHGLLLRLMAINQDSNLVSRGGIEGLGYVQGYARELLADGWDNEALRRMNNALIERNLSPGGSADLLSVGWVLSALK